Proteins encoded in a region of the Acidobacteriota bacterium genome:
- a CDS encoding site-specific DNA-methyltransferase: MRRTANAALDVAWEGSALRLVERRKDLKSTFRTDLGALYVGDCLPLLRTLPDSSLDLVITSPPYDRQPKYENGERYDRNWYRGFFLDVTHEILRTLKPHGSFVLNYRSKRHGDERGTLQYELVFWLREQGYLFCEDFVWGKPSPPPGRFHRFLKDAIEYCFHFAKTPKWQFFPENCLTPARWDAKDRARRKRLAHNYVRVNEPSGQGRKRVQAGPDMVRPSTLLHLEPEFSPNPTLHPARFPLSIPSFFIRLLTKPGQTVLDPFAGTGTTGVAAEKLERRWILAEIDDRFASVVPARIRAGR, translated from the coding sequence ATGCGCAGAACTGCAAACGCCGCTCTGGATGTAGCCTGGGAAGGATCTGCCCTGCGCCTCGTCGAGCGAAGAAAGGATCTCAAATCGACATTCAGGACCGATCTAGGCGCGCTGTACGTTGGTGATTGCCTGCCCCTTCTGCGAACTCTCCCTGATAGCAGTCTCGATCTGGTGATCACGTCTCCGCCGTACGACCGGCAGCCAAAGTACGAGAACGGAGAACGATACGATCGGAACTGGTACCGAGGATTCTTCCTCGATGTGACGCATGAGATCCTGAGAACCCTGAAGCCACACGGGAGTTTCGTCCTGAACTACCGCTCGAAGCGTCACGGCGATGAGCGGGGAACCTTACAGTACGAACTGGTGTTTTGGCTTCGCGAGCAAGGTTATCTGTTCTGCGAGGATTTCGTGTGGGGAAAACCGTCGCCTCCGCCGGGCCGATTTCATCGGTTCCTGAAGGATGCGATCGAGTATTGCTTTCACTTCGCGAAAACGCCAAAGTGGCAGTTCTTCCCTGAAAATTGTCTCACGCCGGCACGATGGGACGCGAAGGATCGCGCCCGGCGCAAGCGTCTCGCGCACAATTACGTGCGCGTGAATGAACCCTCGGGACAAGGCCGAAAGCGCGTCCAAGCCGGCCCGGATATGGTTCGCCCTTCGACGCTGCTCCATCTTGAACCGGAGTTCAGCCCCAATCCGACACTCCATCCGGCGCGGTTTCCGTTGTCGATCCCGTCGTTCTTCATCCGTCTGCTCACCAAGCCGGGCCAAACGGTTCTCGATCCATTTGCCGGCACGGGAACGACGGGTGTTGCCGCCGAGAAACTAGAGCGGCGTTGGATTCTTGCCGAGATCGACGACCGATTTGCCTCCGTGGTGCCTGCTCGCATTCGAGCAGGACGTTAG